In Phaeobacter porticola, one DNA window encodes the following:
- a CDS encoding undecaprenyl-diphosphate phosphatase: MPLFQLILIALIQGITEFLPVSSSGHLILLPGLTGLEDQGQVIDVAVHVGTLAAVVLFFWQDVRTGLIGLPRALAGRLDTPGAQLAMGLIVATIPTVLFGAFLHFSGLSDALRSMKVIGWTMLGFGIVLYMADRYGRIHKQSSDWHLRDALIMGLWQMLALIPGTSRSGITITGARQLGYTRMDAARISMLMSIPTIVASAVLLGTEVAIEAKPAVIRDAVIAAALAMIAALGALTLMMRLLRTVSFTPYVIYRVILGTILLMIAYQT, encoded by the coding sequence ATGCCCCTCTTTCAGCTGATCCTTATCGCCCTGATTCAGGGCATCACCGAATTTCTGCCGGTGTCTTCGTCCGGCCATCTGATTCTGCTGCCAGGGCTTACAGGGTTGGAAGATCAGGGGCAGGTGATCGACGTCGCCGTCCATGTGGGCACGCTGGCGGCGGTGGTGCTGTTTTTTTGGCAGGACGTGCGCACAGGGCTGATCGGCCTGCCACGCGCCCTGGCCGGACGGCTGGACACACCTGGCGCCCAGCTGGCCATGGGGTTAATCGTTGCGACTATTCCAACCGTTTTGTTCGGGGCATTTCTGCATTTCAGCGGGTTGAGCGATGCCCTGCGATCCATGAAAGTGATTGGCTGGACGATGCTGGGTTTTGGCATCGTACTTTATATGGCGGATCGCTATGGGCGAATACATAAGCAAAGCAGCGACTGGCACCTGCGTGATGCGCTGATCATGGGGCTATGGCAGATGCTGGCGCTAATCCCTGGCACATCCCGGTCTGGCATCACCATCACTGGCGCGCGCCAGCTGGGCTATACCCGGATGGATGCAGCGCGGATTTCGATGCTTATGTCGATCCCGACCATCGTCGCATCAGCCGTACTATTGGGGACAGAAGTCGCGATAGAGGCCAAACCAGCAGTGATTCGCGATGCTGTGATTGCCGCAGCGCTGGCCATGATAGCAGCCCTTGGGGCGTTGACACTAATGATGCGACTGCTGCGAACGGTCAGTTTTACACCCTATGTCATCTACCGGGTGATCCTGGGCACGATCCTCCTGATGATCGCCTACCAAACCTGA